One Acidobacteriota bacterium genomic window, CTCGGCGAACTGGAACTGGTGGATGAGCCTGTGACGACCGCGCGGAAGGTGCTGTCGTGCGTCGCGCGCGTCGAACAGCGCTTCGGCGCGGCCCACGTGGCCAACGTGCTCGTGGGCAAGGCCACCGAGGCGGTCAACGCACGCGGGCACGCGCAGCTGAGCACGTTCGGCTTGTTTGCCGGCGTGCCGGTGCCGGAAGTGCGCGGGTACATCGAGCAGCTCACGGCGCTCGGCTTCCTGCGCCAGACGCCGGGCGACTATCCCGTGCTCGTGCTGTCGCCGGAGGGCCGCACGCTGATGCGCGACGGGACGACGGACGCGCCGTTGACGCTGTACCGGCAGAAGCGCCGCACCAGGGAATCGATGCCGCGCCGGTCGCGCGTGGAGACAGAGTCGTGGGAAGGCGTGGACCGCGCGCTGTTCGACCGTCTCCGCGAGGTGCGCCTGACGCTGGCCCGAGCGCGCGGCGTGCCGCCGTACGTGATTTTCCACGACACCACGCTGCGCGAGATGGCCCGCCATCGCCCCACGACGGACGCCGCGCTGCGCGACATCTACGGCGTCGGCCAACGCAAGGCCGACGATGTGGGCCCCCTCTTCCTCGAGGCGATCCAGGCGGCCCTGCGTGGCGGGTAGGGCCGGCCCTCCGGGCCCGGCCGCACACGTGTCGCCCGCCGCGTCTCTGGCGGCCATCCCGCGACTTCAGGTAGCCTTTGTTGGTTGTGGACTCGCGTTGAGAGCGCGGGTCCTGTCGCCGGACAGCCCACCCGTCCTCCTCGCCAAGAGCGCTGGTACGGGAGGGGCTTGTCGGCACGGGCGGAGCGGCCCCCGTCAGGCGCCACCCGTGCCCGTGGCGGTTGAGCGTGTCCCGCGTTCGTCATTCGGCATTCGTTCCGCATTCGTCATCGAGGTTTCCCTGTGGCATTCGTGAAGGAAGAGGCGTACAAGCGGCTGGACGATCTGCAGCAGCGGGCAGTGGAACTCGGGAGGTATCTTTGACGCCGCTCGACCCGAGCTGGAGCTCGCACGCATAGAGGCGCAGGCCAGTGCGCCGGATTTCTGGAACAACCAGGCCGAGGCGCAGAAGGTGCTGCAGCGCCGGCGCAGGCTTGACGAGGACGTCACGCTCCTGAGGTCGCTCCGTCAGCAGACCGAGGATCTCGCCGTCCTGCGCGAGTGGCTCGACGCGGGCGAGGACGTTGGCGCCGATCTCACGCGCGGGCTCGACCAACTGGAGACGGCGGTCGAGGCCGGCGAGGTCAAGAAGATGCTCGGCGGCGAGCACGACCTCAAGAACGCCATCATCACCGTCCATCCGGGCGCGGGCGGCACCGAGTCGCAAGACTGGGCCGAGATGATCCTGCGCATGTACCTGCGCTGGGCGGAGCGTCGCGGCTTCAAGCGCGAGCTGCTCGAAGCACAGCCGGGCGACGAGGCGGGCATCAAGAGCGCCACGCTGACGATCACCGGCGAGTTCGCCTACGGCCTGCTCGCGGCGGAAGCCGGCGTTCACCGGCTGGTGCGCATCTCGCCGTTCGATCAGGCGGCGCGGCGGCACACCTCGTTCGCGTCGCTCCACGTCTGGCCCGAGTTGCCTGACGATGTGGACATCGTGGTCGACGACAAGGACTTGCGCATCGATACGTATCGATCGAGCGGCGCCGGCGGGCAGCACGTCAACGTCACCGACTCCGCCGTCCGCATCACCCATCTCCCGACCGGCATCGTCGTGTCGTGCCAGAACGAGCGGTCGCAGCACAAGAACAAGGACGTCGCGATGAAGGTGCTGCGCTCGCGGCTCTACGACATGAAGCTGAAGGAGCAGCAGGCCGAGCTCGATCGTATTGGCGGCGAGAAGAAGGACATTGCGTTCGGCAGCCAGATCCGCAGCTACGTGCTGCACCCGTACCAGATGGTCAAGGACCATCGCACGAAGTACCAGGAGGGCGACGTCACCAACGTCCTCGACGGCGACATCGACAGTTTCATCAAGACCTACCTGATGGCCAAGGCGTCAGGCACGCTGGGCGTTCCCACAGCCGACGACGACGCGTAGGGGCGCGATACGGACGGCGTGCGCTAGCGGATTTCGGCGCCGGGCTCGGTGCCGGCGATGAACGCCTCGCGCTGGCCGGCCTCGTTCGTCGTGAAGACAATGTTGCCGGGGGCGGGGAACTCGGGGACGTCCTTGCCGGCCTTGCGCTGGCGCTCGATCCAGTGCGACATCA contains:
- the prfB gene encoding peptide chain release factor 2 (programmed frameshift), which produces MKEEAYKRLDDLQQRAVELGRYLDAARPELELARIEAQASAPDFWNNQAEAQKVLQRRRRLDEDVTLLRSLRQQTEDLAVLREWLDAGEDVGADLTRGLDQLETAVEAGEVKKMLGGEHDLKNAIITVHPGAGGTESQDWAEMILRMYLRWAERRGFKRELLEAQPGDEAGIKSATLTITGEFAYGLLAAEAGVHRLVRISPFDQAARRHTSFASLHVWPELPDDVDIVVDDKDLRIDTYRSSGAGGQHVNVTDSAVRITHLPTGIVVSCQNERSQHKNKDVAMKVLRSRLYDMKLKEQQAELDRIGGEKKDIAFGSQIRSYVLHPYQMVKDHRTKYQEGDVTNVLDGDIDSFIKTYLMAKASGTLGVPTADDDA